In the genome of Thermodesulfobacteriota bacterium, the window AAACAGTGGGTGCCTCCATCCTGGCGCGGCCTTTGCCGACGCCTGCACCCACGTTCAGAACATAACGCTGATTCATGCTTCGACGATCTCAATGAGGAACTCACCTTGTCTGAGGATCGCCTCTTTGAATTCGATTTCTGGCTGATGCCGAAGAGCTTGTGCGACCATGATTCGATCAGACTCTGGCATTCGAGCACCAAAGATTACGGAGACTACCGACGAAGGAGCTTGATAGGCCTTGTCCCCTTCGTTCATCATGACACGCCACTCCTGCTCATACGACCAGCACTTCGCCTTTGTGAGCCACAGTGCGTCTAATGCCTCTTCGTTGTCTGGAGGAGCGAAGTCAGCCACGGTCAGGCTCGGTACTGAATCTTCGTATCGCACTTCATGCGCTAGCTCTCGAAACTTGGTGCCCTCACAGCAGTCGTATCCGATGCAGAACCCGCGATGGTGGTTGGCATAGTGCGACCACATCAGCAGATGGTTTGGTAATGCACTAAACGAGCAAATGCCCATGTTTTGAACCAACTTCAGCAAGCTGTCCCTGAAACGCTCGAACGCTTCCTTATCCCCGGGCCAGACATCTTGAAGATGTTCAGGCCGCAGTCTATCTGACTTGGCACGCTCCATAGCCACAGATATTGCGTGCATGACGGACTCCTTGTACTTCTGGCGGTCCAGCGTTATGGCGCAATCGAACGGATCGTTGAAGCTCTTTGGCTTCGCTAGCCAAATGGTATTGTTGGTCAACGCGGCCAGCGAATGGGCGCTTAGTGATTGGTACTTGTACAGAAAATCTGGAGTCGCCATAGCTGTAACGGTTTAACGGGCTGCGGATTCTCCTCATCCGCAGCCCGTTGGCGTTATATCCCGAGCCTCTGTTGTCTCGGCGCCTTAATATGGTTTAAGACTTCTTTCACGCTGTACTCGACTTTCAAATCTCCTTGGGGCGTGGTGGTTTCGGTCTGTTGCAGGACGACTTCAAGTTGATCACTGGGCTGAAACGGTTCATCCTCTTTCAGAATTCGTTCAATAAACGCTTGGTCGTCGATTGTGGCTGAAATAGGGGCGTCCCTCTCCATGAATCGCCACTTGTTATCGCCTCGAAACCAGAGAGCTTGAATGCTCAATATTGTACGGCGGTCTGTGACTCTTCTGGTTTCTTCAAATGTCGGTTCGAAGTACTTCGCCTCATCCTTCGTGATTCTCTGAACAATCTCGGTGTCGTGCAGGATGTCAACGGTGTCCACTCCTTCACGTTCCAATGGCTTTACCACTCTGTGCACGGCTTCTCTTGCTTTTCGGGACTGATAGACGAGCAGAGTCTCTTTGTGAATCTGAAGCGCCTGACCATCTTCCAACAGAATCTCTACCTTTCCTTCGCCGAGGTCCTTCACCGCTCGCGGCGCAAGGCCTTTGAGTCGCCGGATCAATTCAATAAGGCCAATGCACGCACCTCTGCCGAGTCCCAGCAATGTGACCAATGCAATGAGAGCCGTGACATTATTGCCGGACAGCAGATCAACCGCCTGATCAACGATGCTTTGAACGAGCGCAACATCAATTTGAAAACTGCCGTCGCGCAAGGTGCGCACTTTGATGTCAATGCGAGATCGTCCGGCGTTCAGAGTGCGGTTCGCCTCGTCAACAAGGTCACAGAGGCCGATGAGTGCAGGTGCGAGATCCCTCGCATCCATCTCGTGCGTGCGAAACGCTTCGCCATCGTACTTCAACGCGAATTGGTAGGTTTCTGTCATGGTTCCTCACGCCAACTTATATATATCATGTAGACTCTACTTTTTTCGTCTGAGCTGAATATGACAAGTATCGTATAGAAATTTGCTAAAAAATACAACAGGATAAAATTGTAATTAAACATTAGACAGATTATGGCCACCGAAGGCGAAGTATATGTTCGTACTCCCTATTTGCAGTTGCTTTCCCCGGTGATATTGGCTACATTTATGTCCTTTACATTTTTAGGCCGGTGAAGTATTGAACAATTCGTAAAAAGCCTTTTCACCACAGAGCACACAGAGTTCGCAGAGAAAAACTGTAAACTATTAAACATGTTATCTCAGCGTTCTTGGCGGTCTCTGAGGTAATTTTTCAATATTGCATTGCGGAGGAGCATGGACTGCCGTGAGCGTATCTGAATACCGTAAAAAAATTGACGAGGCGGCGCGTTTTTTAGCCGATGGGCTGGATCTAAAGCCCACGGTCGGCATTATCCTGGGAACCGGCTTAGGCGGTCTGGCGGACCGGATTGAGAAGCACAAGATCATCCCATACCATGACATCCCGCATTTTCCCGAATCTACCGTGGAGAGTCATGCCGGGCAGTTGATCGCCGGGCATCTGGGCGGTAAGGCGGTCCTGGCCTTT includes:
- a CDS encoding DUF2971 domain-containing protein, whose protein sequence is MATPDFLYKYQSLSAHSLAALTNNTIWLAKPKSFNDPFDCAITLDRQKYKESVMHAISVAMERAKSDRLRPEHLQDVWPGDKEAFERFRDSLLKLVQNMGICSFSALPNHLLMWSHYANHHRGFCIGYDCCEGTKFRELAHEVRYEDSVPSLTVADFAPPDNEEALDALWLTKAKCWSYEQEWRVMMNEGDKAYQAPSSVVSVIFGARMPESDRIMVAQALRHQPEIEFKEAILRQGEFLIEIVEA